The Sandaracinaceae bacterium genome contains a region encoding:
- a CDS encoding aldehyde dehydrogenase has translation MGAALDDTTIPETSWARAAVAQQRAYFESGATRGYAFRLEQLKRLKDAIVAQQTEIQEALFADIGRPPFEAYIEISTAIEDLNHTLKHLKRWMKPKRVGTTMWAQPGRSRIESTPQGVTLIMGPYNYPFLLLLQPLIGSLAAGNTAILKPSSLTPAVSAVVTKLAARTFSPEYVSVFEGSTEVTDALLEQRFDHIFFTGSPRVGRIVMAAAAKHLSKVTLELGGKSPTIVHKDANLTVAARRTLAGKMLNAGQTCVAPDHVHVHADVKEAFERELKAAVIEFYGEDPIRSPDFGRMINQRHFDRVASLIDKAKVLVGGQTSREQKFIAPTVLKDVRMDDAVMQEEIFGPVLPLITYSTLDELIANLKRLPEHPLALYLFTESKAVERRVLDSVQFGGGCVNNTVMHVANPNLPFGGVGESGLGAYHGKSSFDVFSHQRGILEATTKIDLPIRYAPYGRHLPLIGDRLELVKKMIK, from the coding sequence ATGGGCGCTGCGCTCGACGACACCACCATCCCCGAGACCTCCTGGGCCCGCGCCGCGGTCGCCCAGCAGCGCGCCTACTTCGAGTCCGGGGCCACGCGCGGCTACGCGTTCCGCCTCGAGCAGCTGAAGCGCCTGAAGGACGCCATCGTCGCGCAGCAAACCGAGATCCAGGAGGCCCTCTTCGCCGACATCGGGCGCCCGCCGTTCGAGGCGTACATCGAGATCAGCACGGCCATCGAGGACCTCAACCACACGCTCAAGCACCTGAAGCGCTGGATGAAGCCCAAGCGCGTGGGCACCACCATGTGGGCGCAGCCGGGGCGCAGCCGCATCGAGTCCACGCCGCAGGGCGTGACGCTCATCATGGGGCCGTACAACTACCCGTTCCTGCTGCTGCTCCAGCCGCTCATCGGGTCGCTGGCCGCGGGCAACACCGCCATCCTCAAGCCCTCGTCGCTCACGCCCGCTGTGTCGGCCGTGGTGACCAAGCTCGCCGCGCGCACCTTCAGCCCCGAGTACGTGAGCGTCTTCGAGGGCAGCACCGAGGTGACCGACGCGCTCCTCGAGCAGCGCTTCGACCACATCTTCTTCACGGGCAGCCCGCGCGTGGGGCGCATCGTCATGGCCGCGGCCGCGAAGCACCTGAGCAAGGTCACGCTCGAGCTGGGCGGCAAGAGCCCCACCATCGTGCACAAGGACGCCAACTTGACCGTGGCCGCGCGCCGCACGCTGGCGGGCAAGATGCTGAACGCGGGGCAGACCTGCGTCGCGCCCGACCACGTGCACGTGCACGCGGACGTGAAGGAGGCCTTCGAGCGCGAGCTGAAGGCGGCGGTGATCGAGTTCTACGGCGAGGACCCCATCCGCAGCCCGGACTTCGGGCGCATGATCAACCAGCGGCACTTCGACCGCGTGGCGAGCCTCATCGACAAGGCCAAGGTGCTGGTGGGCGGGCAGACCAGCCGCGAGCAGAAGTTCATCGCGCCCACCGTGCTGAAGGACGTCCGCATGGACGACGCGGTGATGCAGGAGGAGATCTTCGGGCCGGTGCTGCCGCTCATCACGTACAGCACGCTGGACGAGCTGATCGCGAACCTGAAGCGCCTGCCGGAACACCCGCTGGCCCTCTATCTGTTCACGGAGAGCAAGGCCGTGGAGCGGCGCGTGCTGGACAGCGTGCAGTTCGGCGGCGGCTGCGTGAACAACACGGTCATGCACGTGGCCAACCCCAACCTGCCCTTCGGCGGCGTGGGCGAGAGCGGCCTCGGCGCGTACCACGGCAAGAGCTCGTTCGACGTGTTCTCGCACCAGCGCGGCATCCTCGAGGCCACCACCAAGATCGACCTGCCCATCCGCTACGCGCCCTACGGCCGGCACCTGCCGCTCATCGGCGACCGCCTCGAGCTGGTGAAGAAGATGATCAAGTAG
- a CDS encoding amidohydrolase family protein, which yields MRYDVILRSGLVFDGTGAPPRLADVGITAGRVTAIEDQLDPALADQVIDAEGQWVMPGFLDAHTHYDAELLLAPGLPESVRHGVTTVCIGSCSLSTIFATPEDCADIFSRVEALPRDYVLGALEQHKTWNDPAAYMAHVDALPLGPNVMSFIGHSDLRVSVMGLEDATDEKRKPTADEQACMEAALNDALDLGFLGLSCMTNPWDKIGGDRVRSRPLPSTFASWKEYRRFHDILRERGAILQSAPNITTKYNALLYLLESASFGVRKPLKTTLITVADTKSNPMLSSAILRGTTTFNDTLGADIRWQCVPMPFEVYADGIDLVVFEEFGAGEEALHLTEQVERNALFADKAYRRRFRKEYDKRFGPRVWHRDLHDAHIVSAPDPTLAGRSFGDVADERGEHPVDTFLDLVMEHGTQLRWRTTIANHRPEKLDQIVSHPTVQVGFADSGAHIRNMAFYNFPLYFLRSVKRAAEAGTPLMPLERAVHRVTGEIGEWLGVDAGRLRVGDRADVVVVNPTGLNDDVHAYHEAPIDVFGGVRRMVRRNDDAITATLVGGQVVYTPAGFVDGYGSAHGYGRFLRRGHDTAPRVPSTVTAPTDAPVEAPLAAQVS from the coding sequence ATGCGCTATGACGTCATCCTCCGCTCCGGTCTCGTGTTCGACGGCACCGGCGCCCCCCCGCGCCTGGCCGATGTGGGCATCACCGCCGGCCGCGTGACCGCGATCGAAGACCAGCTCGACCCCGCCCTCGCGGATCAGGTCATCGACGCGGAGGGGCAGTGGGTGATGCCCGGCTTCCTCGACGCGCACACGCACTACGACGCGGAGCTGCTGCTGGCGCCGGGGCTGCCCGAGTCCGTGCGGCACGGCGTCACCACGGTGTGCATCGGGTCGTGCTCGCTCAGCACCATCTTCGCCACGCCTGAAGACTGCGCGGACATCTTCTCGCGCGTGGAGGCGCTGCCGCGCGACTACGTGCTGGGCGCGCTCGAGCAGCACAAGACCTGGAACGACCCGGCGGCGTACATGGCGCACGTGGACGCGCTGCCCCTCGGGCCCAACGTCATGTCGTTCATCGGCCACTCGGACCTGCGCGTGTCCGTGATGGGGCTCGAGGACGCGACGGACGAAAAGCGCAAGCCCACGGCGGACGAGCAGGCGTGCATGGAGGCCGCGCTGAACGACGCGCTCGACCTCGGCTTCCTCGGGCTCTCGTGCATGACCAACCCGTGGGACAAGATCGGCGGCGACCGCGTGCGCTCGCGCCCGCTGCCCTCGACGTTCGCGTCGTGGAAGGAGTACCGCCGCTTCCATGACATCCTGCGCGAGCGCGGCGCCATCCTGCAGTCGGCCCCCAACATCACCACCAAGTACAACGCGCTCCTGTACCTGCTGGAGAGCGCCAGCTTCGGCGTGCGCAAGCCGCTCAAGACCACGCTCATCACCGTGGCCGACACCAAGAGCAACCCCATGCTCTCGTCCGCCATCCTGCGCGGCACCACCACCTTCAACGATACGCTGGGCGCGGACATCCGCTGGCAGTGCGTGCCCATGCCCTTCGAGGTCTACGCCGACGGCATCGACCTGGTGGTGTTCGAGGAGTTCGGTGCGGGCGAAGAGGCGCTGCACCTGACCGAGCAGGTGGAGCGCAACGCGCTGTTCGCGGACAAGGCCTACCGCCGCCGCTTCCGCAAGGAGTACGACAAGCGCTTTGGCCCGCGTGTGTGGCACCGCGACCTGCACGACGCGCACATCGTCTCGGCGCCCGACCCCACGCTCGCGGGGCGCAGCTTCGGCGACGTGGCCGACGAGCGCGGCGAGCACCCGGTGGACACCTTCCTCGACCTGGTGATGGAGCACGGCACGCAGCTGCGCTGGCGCACCACCATCGCGAACCACCGGCCCGAGAAGCTGGACCAGATCGTCTCGCACCCCACGGTGCAGGTGGGCTTCGCCGACTCCGGCGCGCACATCCGCAACATGGCGTTCTACAATTTCCCGCTCTACTTCCTGCGCAGCGTGAAGCGCGCGGCCGAGGCGGGCACGCCGCTCATGCCGCTGGAGCGCGCGGTGCACCGCGTGACGGGCGAGATCGGCGAGTGGCTGGGCGTCGACGCAGGCCGCCTGCGCGTGGGCGACCGCGCCGACGTGGTGGTGGTGAACCCCACCGGCCTCAACGACGACGTGCACGCCTACCACGAGGCCCCCATCGACGTGTTTGGCGGCGTGCGGCGCATGGTGCGGCGCAACGACGACGCCATCACCGCCACGCTCGTCGGTGGGCAGGTGGTCTACACGCCGGCAGGCTTCGTCGACGGCTACGGCAGCGCGCACGGCTACGGGCGCTTCCTGCGCCGCGGCCACGACACGGCGCCGCGCGTGCCCTCCACGGTCACCGCGCCCACCGACGCGCCCGTCGAAGCTCCTCTCGCCGCGCAGGTGTCATGA
- a CDS encoding DUF2236 domain-containing protein, with protein MESAARTPARTPVPVALGPESLAWRHAGDNLQLLMAGTTLVLQVSHPVVGAGVLQHSTFKTDPWGRLKRTTLWGLRLLYGGPEKAPKAGRELRELHRGIRGTDSKGRRYVALDPEAYAWVHLTTYYAMVTTQRLFGERPCTAEQEAQLYAEWLQQGRVLGIRDQDMPADVDAFAAYFDDMVQHRLEETELGRYLLDVSLSRVKKPPQLRHVPNAAWNAFYGTLGSWAKLATYATMPEALRATYGVRWDAPKARRFRALQRVVKGSLPILPARVRYLPPAYEALMGRTPGRRGTRARPSRDVQRTPG; from the coding sequence ATGGAATCCGCCGCCCGCACACCTGCTCGCACTCCCGTCCCCGTCGCCCTCGGGCCGGAGTCGCTGGCGTGGCGTCACGCAGGCGACAACCTCCAGCTGCTGATGGCGGGCACCACGCTGGTGCTGCAGGTGTCGCACCCGGTGGTGGGGGCGGGGGTGCTGCAGCACTCCACGTTCAAGACCGACCCGTGGGGCCGGCTGAAGCGCACCACGCTGTGGGGCCTGCGGCTGCTCTACGGAGGGCCCGAGAAGGCGCCCAAGGCCGGCCGCGAGCTGCGTGAGCTGCACCGCGGCATCCGCGGCACGGACAGCAAGGGCCGGCGCTACGTGGCGCTCGACCCCGAGGCCTACGCCTGGGTGCACCTGACCACCTACTACGCGATGGTCACCACGCAGCGCCTGTTCGGCGAGCGCCCCTGCACCGCCGAGCAAGAGGCCCAGCTCTACGCCGAGTGGCTGCAGCAGGGGCGCGTGCTGGGCATTCGCGACCAGGACATGCCCGCCGACGTGGACGCGTTCGCCGCGTACTTCGACGACATGGTGCAGCACCGCCTCGAGGAGACCGAGCTTGGGCGCTACCTGCTCGACGTGAGCCTGTCGCGCGTGAAGAAGCCGCCGCAGCTGCGGCACGTGCCGAACGCAGCGTGGAACGCCTTCTACGGGACGCTCGGCAGCTGGGCCAAGCTGGCCACCTACGCGACCATGCCCGAGGCCCTGCGCGCGACCTACGGCGTGCGCTGGGACGCCCCCAAGGCGCGCCGCTTCCGAGCGCTGCAGCGCGTGGTGAAGGGCTCGCTGCCCATCCTGCCCGCGCGCGTGCGCTACCTGCCTCCCGCGTACGAGGCGCTCATGGGCCGAACGCCAGGCCGCCGGGGCACACGTGCGCGCCCCAGCCGAGACGTGCAGCGCACGCCGGGCTGA
- a CDS encoding TlpA family protein disulfide reductase codes for MKRREQLAALIAFLLGAPLVFLFTTAAIDGNTRSQETAFRAVLGDARFEALMAGEGGFPHYLGSSLAAPEFELTDRHGQPWRLADHRGKVVVLNFWSITCPPCLEELPSLEHLGHLAQTWGDVEVVAVSADEGWDAVATVVPPDTRLTHVFDPTREVITGQFGTRLFPETWIIDREGRVRFRYDGALDWGSPLVVELVEAYR; via the coding sequence ATGAAGAGGCGTGAACAGCTGGCGGCCCTGATCGCCTTCCTCCTCGGCGCGCCGCTGGTGTTCCTGTTCACCACGGCCGCCATCGACGGCAACACGCGCAGCCAGGAGACCGCGTTCCGGGCGGTGCTCGGGGACGCGCGCTTCGAGGCGCTGATGGCCGGGGAGGGCGGATTCCCGCACTACCTGGGCAGCAGCCTGGCTGCGCCCGAGTTCGAGCTGACGGACCGCCACGGGCAGCCGTGGCGGCTGGCGGACCACCGCGGCAAGGTCGTGGTGCTCAACTTCTGGAGCATCACCTGCCCGCCGTGTCTCGAAGAGCTGCCCAGCCTCGAGCACCTGGGGCACCTGGCGCAGACGTGGGGCGACGTGGAGGTGGTCGCGGTGAGCGCCGACGAGGGCTGGGACGCGGTGGCCACCGTGGTGCCGCCCGACACGCGCCTCACGCACGTGTTCGACCCCACCCGCGAGGTCATCACCGGGCAGTTCGGCACGCGCCTGTTCCCCGAGACGTGGATCATCGACCGCGAGGGGCGCGTGCGCTTCCGCTACGACGGGGCCCTCGACTGGGGCAGCCCGCTGGTGGTGGAGCTGGTCGAGGCCTACCGCTGA
- a CDS encoding VCBS repeat-containing protein — translation MFLLGAGGCAALTGCAQSHVFSVADAGPVEPADAALVAEDAGMDTGAGDLGLDDSGPGDAGQDAFDACAAGCDDGDECTDDLCEAGRCVFVPRASECEFFRTHVIRLVSGAHSVAATDIDQDGDLDLAVTAHNSRFYAWEENVEGTGLVWTQHVLLAGEAGRQLVPVDFDGDGDDDLIGGGGRDDPYPIRLFENLHGDASAFATYQIGDRELQDLDVGDLDGDGRLDVLAVSQWDQPEVFALFGRDGGFEHRVLADVGLHPQYVRMVDLDADGRLDVLTAFFGLVWLEQRDDGFTSHDLDVYSATSADPVDVDGDGDLDVLAVGDSRVVWVENRDGRMGTTRVHQVANDLDYAWSVHGADMDADGDVDILAASRWTDEFVLYLNQGHDRWDRLVLMGDTHDAFEIIAADIDGDGDLDAVGTATVGGGFYWWENLGRL, via the coding sequence ATGTTTCTGCTGGGCGCGGGGGGCTGCGCCGCGCTGACCGGGTGCGCGCAGTCACACGTCTTCTCGGTCGCCGACGCTGGTCCAGTGGAGCCAGCCGACGCCGCCCTGGTGGCGGAGGACGCTGGCATGGACACGGGGGCCGGGGACCTGGGGCTGGACGACTCGGGCCCGGGGGACGCAGGGCAGGACGCGTTCGACGCGTGCGCCGCAGGCTGTGACGACGGCGACGAGTGTACGGACGACCTGTGCGAGGCGGGCCGCTGCGTGTTCGTGCCGCGTGCGAGCGAGTGCGAGTTCTTCCGCACGCACGTCATCCGGTTGGTGAGCGGCGCGCACTCGGTGGCGGCGACGGACATCGACCAGGATGGGGACCTGGACCTGGCTGTGACGGCCCACAACAGCCGCTTCTACGCCTGGGAGGAGAACGTGGAGGGGACGGGGCTGGTGTGGACGCAGCACGTGCTGCTCGCGGGCGAGGCGGGCCGGCAGCTGGTGCCCGTGGACTTCGACGGCGACGGCGACGACGACCTGATCGGCGGCGGTGGGCGCGACGACCCGTACCCCATCCGGCTGTTCGAGAACCTCCACGGCGACGCGAGCGCGTTCGCGACCTACCAGATTGGCGACCGCGAGCTGCAGGACCTGGACGTGGGCGACCTCGACGGGGATGGGCGCCTGGACGTGCTGGCGGTGTCGCAGTGGGACCAGCCCGAGGTCTTCGCGCTGTTCGGACGCGATGGCGGCTTCGAGCACCGCGTGCTCGCAGACGTCGGCTTGCATCCGCAGTACGTGCGCATGGTGGACCTCGACGCGGACGGGCGCCTGGACGTGCTCACCGCCTTCTTCGGCCTGGTGTGGCTCGAACAGCGGGACGACGGCTTCACATCGCACGACCTGGACGTGTACTCCGCGACCTCGGCCGACCCGGTGGACGTGGACGGCGACGGCGACCTGGACGTGCTGGCGGTGGGCGACTCCCGGGTGGTGTGGGTGGAGAACCGCGACGGGCGCATGGGCACGACGCGCGTGCATCAGGTGGCCAACGACCTCGACTACGCGTGGTCCGTACACGGCGCGGACATGGACGCCGATGGAGACGTGGACATCCTCGCGGCGTCGCGTTGGACCGACGAGTTCGTGCTGTACCTGAACCAGGGGCACGACCGCTGGGACCGGCTGGTGCTGATGGGGGACACCCACGACGCGTTCGAGATCATCGCGGCCGACATCGACGGCGACGGCGACCTCGACGCGGTGGGCACGGCGACGGTCGGGGGCGGCTTCTACTGGTGGGAGAACCTCGGGCGCCTCTGA
- a CDS encoding alpha/beta hydrolase, protein MSTPRHAAFRFVLRRTFLPISRHVRSLAWHRALLDRVSGTIPGPRDVVARDVTLGGRPARQLSLTGSSADRRSEPHVLYLHGGGYVAGGLTSHTGLAAHVARTLDARGWLLDYRLAPEHPYPAAREDALSAYRELLDQGVEPGRIVIAGDSAGGGLTLSTAAGIRHAGWPMPAGLVLLSPWTDLTLSAPSYMRNKRREVMLSTRFLSDSAGSYCGERGGGRRTSRADPGVSPMFADLAGLPPILAQVGGDEILLDDARLVVEQAQAAGVQATLQVYDRLWHVFHAGIGLIPEADAALREIGRFGRQVIASPASL, encoded by the coding sequence ATGTCCACACCGCGCCACGCCGCGTTCCGCTTCGTCTTGCGACGCACGTTCCTGCCCATCTCGCGTCACGTCCGCTCGCTCGCCTGGCATCGGGCGTTGCTGGATCGGGTGTCCGGTACCATCCCTGGCCCCCGCGACGTGGTGGCACGCGACGTGACGCTCGGCGGTCGACCTGCCCGCCAGCTGAGCCTCACCGGGAGCAGCGCCGACCGCCGCTCCGAGCCCCACGTGCTCTACCTGCATGGCGGCGGCTACGTGGCGGGCGGGCTCACCAGCCACACCGGCCTCGCGGCTCACGTGGCGCGGACGCTCGACGCTCGCGGGTGGCTCCTGGACTACCGCCTGGCCCCCGAACACCCATACCCCGCCGCGCGAGAGGACGCGCTCAGCGCCTATCGTGAGCTGCTCGACCAGGGCGTCGAGCCCGGGCGCATCGTCATCGCGGGTGACTCGGCCGGTGGCGGACTGACCCTCTCGACGGCCGCGGGCATCCGTCACGCGGGTTGGCCCATGCCGGCTGGCCTGGTCCTGCTCTCACCCTGGACCGACCTCACGCTCTCCGCCCCGAGCTACATGCGCAACAAGCGACGGGAGGTGATGCTCAGCACGCGCTTTCTCTCCGACTCGGCGGGCAGCTACTGCGGCGAACGGGGCGGGGGCCGGCGCACGTCGCGTGCCGACCCGGGGGTCTCACCCATGTTCGCCGACCTGGCCGGGCTGCCGCCGATCTTGGCGCAGGTGGGAGGCGACGAGATCCTGTTGGACGACGCGCGCCTGGTGGTAGAGCAAGCGCAGGCGGCCGGGGTGCAGGCCACGCTCCAGGTCTACGACCGCTTGTGGCACGTCTTCCACGCGGGCATCGGGCTGATCCCCGAGGCAGACGCTGCGCTGCGCGAGATCGGCCGCTTCGGACGACAGGTCATTGCATCGCCCGCGAGCCTGTGA
- a CDS encoding methyltransferase domain-containing protein: MALTQDELSAYWNGPGGDRWVQQQEVLDRMVRPFGDAALARLGAQPGERVLDVGCGCGDTLGAIAARVGPTGSVTGIDLSERMLARAGERVPAARVWAGDVGQHDFGDARFDALYSRFGVMFFAAPERTFACLRKLLATREARLVFVCWQVFDDNPWATVPYHAAQGALGDAVGQGGTETDEGPGPFSLGRRDTITRVLGDAGFTSVDIEPFEHDVVLSLTGLDEATRFALTSSRAARLLAGVDEEQRERASAAVKAALGSYCVGERVAVPGAAWTVVARGA; the protein is encoded by the coding sequence ATGGCACTCACCCAAGACGAGCTGAGCGCGTACTGGAACGGCCCCGGGGGCGACCGCTGGGTCCAGCAGCAGGAGGTTCTCGACCGGATGGTGCGCCCGTTTGGCGACGCCGCGCTCGCGCGCCTCGGGGCCCAACCTGGCGAGCGGGTGCTCGATGTGGGCTGCGGGTGCGGGGACACGCTGGGCGCCATCGCGGCGCGGGTGGGCCCGACTGGGAGCGTGACGGGCATCGACCTCTCGGAGCGCATGCTCGCGCGGGCGGGCGAGCGGGTCCCCGCAGCGCGCGTGTGGGCGGGGGACGTCGGGCAGCATGACTTCGGCGACGCGCGCTTCGACGCGCTGTACTCGCGCTTCGGCGTGATGTTCTTCGCGGCGCCCGAGCGCACCTTCGCGTGCCTGCGGAAGCTGCTGGCCACGCGCGAGGCGCGGCTGGTGTTCGTCTGCTGGCAGGTGTTCGACGACAACCCGTGGGCGACCGTGCCCTACCACGCGGCCCAGGGCGCGCTGGGTGACGCCGTCGGTCAGGGCGGCACAGAGACCGACGAGGGCCCGGGGCCGTTCTCGCTGGGACGTCGCGACACCATCACGCGGGTCTTGGGGGACGCTGGGTTCACGTCGGTCGACATCGAGCCCTTCGAGCACGATGTGGTCCTCTCGCTCACCGGTCTGGACGAGGCCACGCGCTTCGCGCTGACGTCGAGCCGTGCGGCGCGGCTGCTGGCGGGCGTGGACGAGGAACAACGCGAGCGCGCGAGCGCTGCGGTGAAGGCTGCCCTGGGGTCGTACTGCGTGGGCGAGCGGGTGGCCGTGCCGGGCGCGGCGTGGACGGTGGTCGCGCGCGGCGCGTAG
- a CDS encoding TetR/AcrR family transcriptional regulator: MSDGTPSAQRSAPASRSASSTTRGTTPRTRAGAKHTASPSSAPESNGRRTQAERRTATIERLVEATITVLAEAGYAGASVKAICDRAGVSQGALFRHFDTRVDLLVRVVDEIGTRNVQSFVRAAGITDATWTLDRLDHFVNVLRTVSRSPTHAAWREVIAAARVEPDLADAVGAAVARFEAAIIRMVELGLPGTPEQNLETVTIVLSIMHMFDSEAVTVRVKPNPAIEAARITWATRVLRELYDRRAG, encoded by the coding sequence ATGAGCGACGGAACCCCCTCCGCCCAGCGCAGCGCGCCCGCCTCACGAAGCGCGTCGTCCACCACGCGCGGCACCACCCCGCGCACGCGCGCGGGCGCCAAGCACACCGCGTCTCCCTCGAGCGCCCCCGAGAGCAACGGCCGGCGCACCCAAGCCGAGCGCCGCACGGCCACCATCGAGCGCCTGGTCGAGGCCACCATCACCGTGCTGGCCGAGGCGGGCTACGCGGGCGCGTCTGTGAAGGCCATCTGCGACCGCGCCGGCGTGTCGCAGGGCGCGCTCTTCCGGCACTTCGACACACGCGTGGATCTGCTGGTGCGCGTGGTGGACGAGATCGGCACGCGCAACGTGCAGTCGTTCGTGCGCGCCGCCGGCATCACGGACGCCACATGGACGCTGGACCGGCTGGACCACTTCGTGAACGTGCTGCGCACGGTGAGCCGCTCTCCCACGCACGCCGCCTGGCGCGAGGTCATCGCCGCCGCGCGCGTGGAGCCCGACCTGGCCGACGCGGTAGGCGCCGCCGTCGCGCGCTTCGAGGCGGCCATCATCCGCATGGTGGAACTCGGTCTGCCCGGCACACCGGAGCAGAACCTCGAGACCGTCACCATCGTGCTCTCGATCATGCACATGTTCGACTCCGAGGCCGTGACCGTGCGCGTGAAGCCCAACCCAGCCATCGAAGCCGCGCGCATCACCTGGGCCACCCGTGTGCTGCGCGAGCTGTACGACCGCCGCGCGGGCTGA